The Bacteriovorax sp. PP10 nucleotide sequence CTTGAAGTCCAAAAAAAAAGGGCTTAGTTCATTAGATAACTATATCAATATTTCACTTGCCCCTTGTCTCGCATCTAAATATTTTATATTGTTATTAGCTATGGGTATTTTTCCAGGCCCAAGCCAGGATAACAATTAGATGTTAAGAAATTTATTAGTTCTTACTGCTTTATTATTTTCATTCCAAACACTGGCCGTTGAAACGTGGAAAATAGCTTCTCTTGATTGGAAGCCCTACACGGGGGAGTCTCTCCCTGAGGGTGGTATTGGTATCGTCATACTTCGCGCGGCACTTAGAGCTGAAGGAATCGACCTTGTTGTAGAGTTTTATCCATGGACTCGCGCAATCCAAAAGGCCAGGGACCCGGCCTACGCTGGCCTTTATCCAGCATGGGATGAAGAGATTCTGGCCGGTTTTCTTAAATCACCGGTACTATTTAAATCTCCAGTTGGTTTTGTCGAACCAAGAAGCAGACCACTTGTTTGGACCAAACTAGAGGATTTGAAAGGTAAGACAATTGGAGTCGTGCAAGATTACGGGAACACTCTTGAGTTTATGGCACTGATAAAAAGCGGTGTGATTAAAACTGAAGTTGTTGTTTCTGATCTCTTTAATGTCAGAAAAGTTGCAGCAGGAAGAATTGATGGAGCATTTATTGATTTAAATAATCTTAGCTATCTTTTAAAAAACGATGCAAAAGATGTTGCTCACAAGGTACAGGCAAATCGCAAGGTGATTGATACAAAGGATTTGCTTTTGGCAATCAACGCTAAATTTAAAAATAAAAATGCATTCAGTATTTTACAAAGAGGTATCTCAAAAATACATCCTGATAAAATCATCAACGATTATAAGAAAAAATACATGAAATAAAGTGGCATGACTTCTGATGTAAAAGTTGATCGATTAAATTTTTCATAAGTAATTCAAACATATTTAAGAGCCCTTGGCTGTTCTAAGTTTGAGGGTTAAGCTAAAACCAGGTATGAAATTATTTTTATATATCATCATTTCTATTTTTTTTATCCCAAATGCTTTTAGCTTTGATCTGTCGTCTTTTGTGATGATTGGTTATGGCTCATATGAAAAGAAAGCAGGTGCTGAAATAAGTCTGGGTCTGCAACTGAGGCCATATGAATCGCTTAAAATAGAAATTTTACCTCTAACAGGAATTTTTAAACGTAAAGATGACCCTCGTTACTCGAGAGAAAAGGACGACGATAATAAGAGAGTCTGTAAAGACAAATCAACTGGAGAAGTTGTTGACACAAAATACTGTGGCGTGAATTTTACATATGCATTTGAGTCCTCTGTTAAATATCAACTTTCCGAAAAACTTGATATTGGTGCAGGGACTAGAATTGCAGACAGAACTTTAGTTTATGGTGTTGCTGTTTTTAGATTTACTCCTAGTTTTGGTCTCGAAGGTAAAGTGGGTGATAATTATAACAGTTTATTATTCAGAGTTGATTTCTAGCTCCAGCACACTTGTCTAATGCACTTTGAAACAAATGGCTTTGCAGATACCTAGCGCATAAATCTTTACTTATTTTTTGGAATATTATTCAAATCTGTTTTGCTTACAATTATTCCTTTTGATGGGAATGGAAATACTTTTTCTTGGTTTTCAAAGTTTACCGTCAATACTGCATAGAAATCAAAAGTACTAGGCATGTTATTTGTTCTACTGAAAAGTTTAAAAGTAGGATGCGATTCATTAAAGAAAACATACTTATAAGGGGAATCAGGTCTATTAATGCCAGTTTTAATTATTTTTTGAAGTTCAGTCTCATTTCCTTTGAATATTAAATCCCAATTTATTTTATCTGGATTTAAATAGTTTAAGTAGCTATATGGAGCCACAGTTTGATTAATTTCTCCTGAGCCTGAAATACCGACCTTATGATCAGTAAAATCATATCTATTAATAAATATAGGTTTTGGATTTCCATTATAAATTACAATATAATCATTAGAGGAAAACCTAATGATTTTGATATTTTCATCCCAGTTTCTAGTTTTTAGATAATCTAGGAGACTATTAGGAACTGAGATCAAAACTGTAGTTGCAGTAATTAAAGATGCTAATCCAATTACTACTATACTTAACGATTTAATTTTTTCTTTCATTATTTCCACTTTTCATTATTTTTTATTAAAAACATTACTAGCATGTATTCTAGGATTTCGGTAGTACGATAAAATGTTCTGCAGCTCCTCTACAAATGGTGCCAGCAGACTTTTCTGGTTGTAGTTCAGCAAGAAAGATATGTTGGAACCAGGAAAAGAAAGAATCAGCAAAAGCCTATTGGACCCTCTTAGAGTCAAAATCAAAAAAAATCACACTAATAAATGCCAGTAACTCCCCAAAAGCAGAGAATCCTCTAGACAGACATACCCTTTTTTCATAAAAACCCACTAAGCTAATTAATCCACTGATCCCTAGGTTAACGACATGTTATTTTCTAAGAATTTATATAAATTAAAAATGATCGCTCTAACGTGTTTACTTCTATCAGGTTGTGTTCCAAATCAGGACAACACTAATCAAAATGTAAATCTAGTTACAGGCTATAACGTCTTCGGACATAACGATAAAGAACTTGTGACTTCAACAGAGCGACAATTCAAATTAGTTGGAAGATTGATTGCACCAGATGGAACTTATTGTACGGCGAGCCTAGTTTGGAAAAATCTTATTTTAACAGCGGCCCACTGTGTATTCAAAGACGGTGAATACTTAAAAGGTAAATATCAGTTTCTTCTTGGCGCATCTAATGGAACTTCAGTCGCTGAAAGTGGAGTCTCATATATTTGGTGGGGGACTTCAGATCAACAAGCAAATAGAAACCAGGATTGGGCCATTCTAAAACTTGAAAAACCACTAGGGGAGAAGTTTGGGTATTTTGGATGGAAGTCTTCTACAGAAGAGAACTTAGAAAATATTATGCAAGCTGGTTATGGAAGTCTATTTTATCAAGGTAAGAGCATGACTGGTGTGCAAGAGTGCAGCGCCAAAGCATTTCTTCCAGAGAAAGGATTCATCTATCATGATTGTGATACATCTACAGGTGATTCAGGATCGCCATTATTTATCTGTGAGCAAAAAACATGCTTCATAGTTGCCCTACACGTTGCCGAACATCGTAACGGTGGGAATACGACCCTTGTACTGGATGAATACAACGACAAAAATGCAAACATTGCGATCTACACACAAAGCTTTGCGGCCAAATTAAAAGAGTTACGAGACGCCAATCCATAGGTGCCAGCAGACTTGTGGTAGCAATAGAGCGTTATTTTCAAAAGGATAAACAATGAAGACTTTTTTTATTAATAAAATTTTTAATGAAGATAAGAGCGTAACCATTCGCGAATTTAAAACTTTATCTCCTGACTTATTTAACAAAACAGTCGAAATGAATTCTGATTTGGGATTTTGCACGATCCTAGATACTGAAACAACCGGCCTTGATCATAACAAAGATGAAATCATAGAGATCGCTATCAGAAAGTGGATTTATCACAAGAGAGAGCATCACTTAATTAAGCCAGTTGAAGAATACTCAGAACTAAATGAACCAGTTCGCAATGAGATATCAGAGACCATTACTGAGCTTACAGGAATTACGAAAGAAGACGTTAAAGGCAAAAAAATTGACTGGAGTATTGTAGCTAAAATGATCGGGGAATCCGATTTTGTCCTTGCTCACAATGCAGGATTTGATAGGCCTATGATTGAAGCTGTCGCGGAAGTAAGTAAAGTATCATCAGCAAAGATTTGGACATGTTCATTTAAGCAGGTTGATTGGGCCCAGATGGGATTTTTATCAGCGAAGCAGGAACTACTAAGTCTTTTTCATGGTTTTCATTATTCAGGGCATAGAGCGCTTACTGACATCGATGCTCTGGCCAATCTAATACTGCAAGGGGATTACTTGAAAGAAATTTTAGCGAACGCTAAAACTAAGCAAGTTTGTGTTGATTGTGTTCAAGCTCCATTTGAGGCCAAAGATCTTTTAAAGAATAATGGGTTTTCATGGGATGCTCCAAATAAATTTTGGACGAAACTGGTTTCAGAGTCTGAGGTTGATGAGATGAAAAACTTTCTGACTGAGGAAGTTTATCCTAAAGGGAAGATGAAAGCTGAGTTTTCAACAATTGAGTTGAGAGATCGTTTTAAACCTTTGTAAGAAAAGAGTGAGAGTTCCAATACATCCTTCTTGTAATATTGTGACAAAAAAGTGTATTGGAAGCTCGTTGAAAAAATCTTAATTATTAAGCGACTTCTCTCTTAACATTAGAATGATTATGTACTGGATCTACAAAACCAATTCCCATCATCTGTAGTTGCATTTTATCTTGATCAGAATCAGGTTGATAACCTTGCTCAAGAAGATATTTTGCATAATGCTTATTGATTAAAAATGGAAATACAAGGCCAGAAAATCCGAATGTGACAACTGAGGCAATAAGACAAATTGCAGAATAAATATACCATCCTCTCAATAGAGGAACAAAAAAACCAAAAAATAGAGTTGTCCAAGAAAAACCTGTAGGTGTTTCTTTAAAAAAACCATTTGGATGCTTAAATCTAACCATTCACTAACTCCTTATTTTTGTTTGCAATGTATTCTTTTCGGAATAGTTGTGGGGTTGCTTAAATAAATATTTATTTAGATCCGTTCAATTAAATTAAAAAAGGTTCCCAAAAAGGTTCCAGCAGACTTCTCTGGAACCTGAATCTGTCGCTTATCCTAATTGAAGCGTATACGAATTTCGTCTTTGCGAAATGGATAGCCTTCAAGATTCATCAGCGTAACTCCTACTGCTAAACCCGCTCTGCCTTCAATCCCAACCTGCATGCCCGTTGCAGTAATTCGAGTTTCTGTAGATCCCAAATCACTACCCCAAGTCCTAACGCTGTCACATTTGCCGAAAGGCATCTGAATAATCACGATATTCGTATTGGGAGCAAAGTAAGCATGAGCTTCACAATTAGGCGTGTTGATATCTGGGTTTGCGGGTGAGAGTTCCATGTCTGCAAACGCCGTAGTTGTTGAGAGAGAAATTGCTAAAACCATTAAAAACTTTTTCATATGTAGCTCCATTTATTTTTTTCTTGGCAACTCGTTGTGAGATGTCTTTGTAAATGACTATTTCAATAGGTGTGCCAAAATCAAAAACTATTATAAATAGCTAGTTAGGAATCAGATGTTATGTCGGAAATTCGGCAGTGCCGGGAAATCGGTAAGCTTGTTGTCGGAATAGCGGCGGTGAAAATGTGGTCCACATTTTGTGTAGACCACATTTAATAAAAAATAAAATTACTTAAGTTGTGTTTCTGTTTCAGAAATAAACTCACTGGCCATTTTTCCACCGTGAGCGATAAAAAGTTTTTCGTACATTGGCGGAGGAATAATACCAGTCACAATTGGTGCTGATGCTTTTGAAAAACCAAACCATTGGCGAACATTCATAACACTTTTCATCTCTTTATTGATAAGAGTTACATTAAATGCCGATCCTGTAGAGGCAGAACCTGTTCCACCGATACAAGCTTCACATGAAAATGAGTATCCCATATCGTTAATAACCATAATGGCATCAACATTCAAAATTTCTAAAGATTTTTTTAAAAATTCTTTTTCTTTTTCTGTTTTCATAAGTGCGTCTGAATCTTGCCAGTTTTTATCAATCCCAAATGTCGCGATCCCTGCAACAGTTGTTGAAGAAGGTGCATCTTTTGTGTTAGCGAAACTTTGAAGTGTTCCCATCCAACCTGTAGCTTCAGCAGCGACTGGTGTTTCTTTTTTAAGAGTTGAAGTAACTAGTTCTTGAAACTTAGCGTTTTTTCTTAATTCTTCAAGAGTTAAGGCCTTGAATGGCAAGTGAGTTGAAGTATTGATAGATTTTACAAATTCGTTATATGAAAGTTCAGCTGCTTTTTGTCCATCAACTTCAGTAAAGTTTTTAGCAACCATTTTTACAAGATCCATAACCCCTGGTTTGTTTTGTTGTTTCGGATCGTCTCTGAATTCAATTTTTTCTGGAATTGAATAAGCAACGATTGCAACTCTTTTAATCGAAGTCACTTCGTCTTTTTTAAATGTTGCAGATCCACAACTTAACAACACTGATAGTAATGTTAAAAGTAATACATTCTTCATAAATAATTCCCCC carries:
- a CDS encoding substrate-binding periplasmic protein translates to MLRNLLVLTALLFSFQTLAVETWKIASLDWKPYTGESLPEGGIGIVILRAALRAEGIDLVVEFYPWTRAIQKARDPAYAGLYPAWDEEILAGFLKSPVLFKSPVGFVEPRSRPLVWTKLEDLKGKTIGVVQDYGNTLEFMALIKSGVIKTEVVVSDLFNVRKVAAGRIDGAFIDLNNLSYLLKNDAKDVAHKVQANRKVIDTKDLLLAINAKFKNKNAFSILQRGISKIHPDKIINDYKKKYMK
- a CDS encoding trypsin-like serine peptidase, with amino-acid sequence MIALTCLLLSGCVPNQDNTNQNVNLVTGYNVFGHNDKELVTSTERQFKLVGRLIAPDGTYCTASLVWKNLILTAAHCVFKDGEYLKGKYQFLLGASNGTSVAESGVSYIWWGTSDQQANRNQDWAILKLEKPLGEKFGYFGWKSSTEENLENIMQAGYGSLFYQGKSMTGVQECSAKAFLPEKGFIYHDCDTSTGDSGSPLFICEQKTCFIVALHVAEHRNGGNTTLVLDEYNDKNANIAIYTQSFAAKLKELRDANP
- a CDS encoding 3'-5' exonuclease; translation: MKTFFINKIFNEDKSVTIREFKTLSPDLFNKTVEMNSDLGFCTILDTETTGLDHNKDEIIEIAIRKWIYHKREHHLIKPVEEYSELNEPVRNEISETITELTGITKEDVKGKKIDWSIVAKMIGESDFVLAHNAGFDRPMIEAVAEVSKVSSAKIWTCSFKQVDWAQMGFLSAKQELLSLFHGFHYSGHRALTDIDALANLILQGDYLKEILANAKTKQVCVDCVQAPFEAKDLLKNNGFSWDAPNKFWTKLVSESEVDEMKNFLTEEVYPKGKMKAEFSTIELRDRFKPL